One stretch of Oncorhynchus gorbuscha isolate QuinsamMale2020 ecotype Even-year linkage group LG21, OgorEven_v1.0, whole genome shotgun sequence DNA includes these proteins:
- the LOC124008845 gene encoding endonuclease domain-containing 1 protein-like encodes MMGVLNHLSTLLLLSLLPPALSHVVVKFSDVPQCQKFFLEGKTPNLPGILVGGMVQNQNRYKPICQLFNNIYMFATLYDTTNRIPVFSAYTFSGPPTDCRPDQPWMMEPQLNRENNSPEMKIMGEHSQHQAGNYDYINSIPNKGVNRGHLFPCSHAHDLDTQKSTFTLTNIVPQVVSFNGGSWSKMESKVREKLKTDCINNNRKIEAYVVTGAVPSKSNTLNNRVNIPDLLWTAYCCYNNNLGQWVARAHWGRNQKEGKGKTLPSETLTDLYNMLNPNYPGGVQVFPEQCITGVKPTTTSTPPHSWWKYLDRMYFPLRNLHNALINHSRRFFG; translated from the exons ATGATGGGGGTATTGAatcatctctctactctcctcctcctctctctccttcctcctgctctctctcatgTAGTGGTTAAGTTCAGTGATGTTCCACAGTGCCAGAAGTTCTTCCTGGAGGGGAAAACTCCAAATCTCCCAGGTATTTTGGTTGGTGGGATGGTCCAGAACCAGAACCGCTACAAGCCGATCTGCCAGTTGTTCAACAACATCTACATGTTTGCAACTCTCTACGACACGACCAACAGGATCCCTGTGTTCTCAGCCTACACCTTCTCTGGTCCTCCTACAGACTGCAGACCAGATCAACCCTGGATGATGGAGCCCCAG CTCAACAGGGAAAACAACAGCCCTGAAATGAAGATTATGGGAGAACACTCTCAACACCAGGCTGGGAACTATGACTATATTAACTCAATACCAAATAAAGGGGTGAACAGAGGTCATCTCTTCCCATGTTCACATGCTCATGACCTTGATACTCAGAAGTCCACCTTTACCCTGACCAACATCGTTCCCCAGGTGGTGTCCTTCAACGGGGGCAGCTGGAGCAAAATGGAGAGTAAAGTCAGAGAAAAGCTTAAGACGGACTGTATTAATAACAACAGGAAGATAGAAGCCTATGTGGTGACTGGAGCCGTTCCCAGTAAGAGCAACACACTGAACAACAGAGTGAACATCCCTGATCTCCTGTGGACAGCCTACTGCtgttacaacaacaacctgggaCAGTGGGTGGCCCGAGCACACTGGGGGAGGAACCAAAAGGAGGGCAAGGGGAAGACATTGCCCTCAGAAACCTTGACAGATCTGTATAACATGTTGAACCCGAACTACCCAGGGGGTGTCCAGGTTTTCCCAGAGCAGTGTATAACTGGTGTCAAacctactactacttctactccTCCCCATTCCTGGTGGAAATATCTTGACAGAATGTATTTCCCACTGAGGAATCTTCACAATGCATTGATAAATCATTCTAGAAGGTTCTTTGGATGA